A genomic segment from Alistipes senegalensis JC50 encodes:
- a CDS encoding RagB/SusD family nutrient uptake outer membrane protein, with amino-acid sequence MKKTFTVIALVLLAVSCNRYLDIKPYGQTIPETAEEFSALLHAHLDEIDYGEEVVMGDGLEMADLECYADNLAANLTQYPGGNYISLYIGEQLSAKQTLYTNLYAVIRDCNIIIGYLEDRSSRLGMDVLGTAYALRGICYYNLLRNFCQACNPDNPGPGVPLVTEFDMEAKPTRSTYNQTVKRIEEDLNKAIEYDIQDEIYRFNSDVAKGYLARLYFWTQQYRLAAQYASELLEKYPLLDAEPYKAMIGEQMAKSGNMIFKAQIYAGSSESTALTNSKNYLKNRPCSRRFYDLFAEKERDVRFALSIDAKRLPAKNLLSCLRSAELQLILAESYYHSDEPEKALAALNELRRKRIADVSDYTMQTLPPVDHDDLIQVDAKGNALTPLLYAIHCERRKELFLEGDRWYELKRNGCPEFWVAKQGLKYTTYSWMYTFPLYAPDIQLVEGLEQNPGYDKME; translated from the coding sequence ATGAAAAAGACATTCACAGTGATTGCACTCGTGTTATTAGCCGTATCCTGCAACCGCTATTTGGATATAAAACCTTACGGACAGACCATCCCCGAAACAGCCGAGGAATTTTCAGCGTTGCTCCATGCGCATCTCGACGAGATCGATTACGGAGAGGAGGTCGTGATGGGCGACGGATTGGAAATGGCCGATTTGGAGTGTTATGCCGATAACCTGGCTGCTAATCTGACTCAATATCCCGGAGGAAATTATATTTCGCTTTACATAGGAGAGCAACTTTCCGCTAAGCAAACTCTGTATACGAATCTTTATGCGGTGATTCGGGATTGCAACATCATAATCGGTTATCTCGAAGACCGGAGCAGCCGGCTCGGGATGGACGTGCTCGGTACGGCGTATGCCCTTCGCGGTATCTGCTATTATAATTTGCTGCGCAACTTCTGTCAGGCTTGCAATCCGGATAATCCGGGGCCTGGTGTACCGTTGGTTACAGAATTTGATATGGAGGCGAAGCCTACTCGCAGTACTTATAACCAGACCGTCAAACGGATCGAAGAGGATTTGAATAAAGCGATCGAATACGACATTCAGGATGAGATCTACCGCTTCAATTCCGATGTCGCCAAAGGCTATCTGGCCCGGCTCTATTTCTGGACACAGCAGTATCGTTTGGCAGCTCAGTATGCCTCGGAGTTATTGGAAAAATATCCGTTGCTCGATGCGGAACCTTACAAGGCGATGATCGGGGAACAGATGGCCAAGAGTGGCAACATGATCTTCAAGGCACAGATTTATGCTGGATCTTCGGAATCTACAGCGCTGACGAATTCAAAGAATTATTTGAAAAACAGACCTTGTTCCCGCCGGTTTTACGATCTTTTCGCCGAAAAGGAAAGAGATGTGCGTTTCGCGCTGTCGATCGATGCCAAAAGACTGCCGGCTAAGAACCTGCTTTCCTGCCTGCGAAGCGCTGAATTGCAGTTGATTCTGGCTGAGAGTTATTATCATAGCGATGAACCCGAAAAGGCCCTTGCTGCTTTGAACGAACTGCGACGAAAGCGCATTGCCGATGTCTCGGACTACACGATGCAGACTCTGCCTCCGGTCGATCACGACGATTTGATTCAGGTCGATGCCAAGGGAAATGCGCTGACTCCGCTGCTGTATGCTATTCATTGCGAACGCCGCAAGGAACTTTTCCTTGAAGGAGATCGCTGGTACGAACTCAAACGTAACGGATGTCCGGAGTTCTGGGTCGCCAAGCAGGGACTGAAATACACGACTTATTCCTGGATGTATACTTTCCCGCTTTACGCTCCCGATATTCAATTGGTCGAGGGGTTGGAGCAAAATCCGGGGTACGATAAAATGGAATAA
- a CDS encoding SusC/RagA family TonB-linked outer membrane protein: MKQTLRNFLPFVFTSLLLVTILPAVAASESEGNKHPVWGTVKDANGVPLVGVSVVVVGTHSGVNTDIKGTFRIIVADGATLRFSYIGYEPQELKIKPDRVGYDITLKEQSTDIGQVVVTGFAKTEIRKSTGSVAVIEGKDLKTSPLEGVDKLLQGKLAGVSVQSVSGRPGEAVKIRIRGTSTITGNAEPLWVIDGVPMQKEVPTPPVSNTQIRSGDFSNIFATGIGGINPNDIESISVLKDAAAAAIYGSQAAGGVIVVTTKRGKSGPTHVNYSGTVSIQTRPVRSANLMNSREKLAWEQELWDEFAAAGYANNLQDGKSYYPVVGIVGMIRSGYGKYKGLSVAEQNARIAELGSHTTDWFEELFRTTVSTSHYLSISGGNPKMAYYLSMGYGNDQGIVLKNSYDRYNFNGKIDVTPNRVVSFGISTDFSYQTSKAPSSNVDMFKYAYFANPYERPYNDDGSYRADETYFSLSEINGSYTVALPENGFNLMREINETSAKSTSGNFTLTGNTTVNITKDLKFVGLASFSYISDHGENINGKNTYAAWMDRPFENNTTTSKRIYGSIYQTSTYNTNYMLRGHFAYGHTFNEIHRLNVLAGAQISRNYAKTIFTKRYGYDPVTGNHSTPLYPASGNNSVIDYDKLVSFGKTLDNSTGQAITENAMASFYGTIDYILLNRYVFNASVRSDGSNNFGSKEQFNATWSAGFSWNIDEESWMKGKISDVISSMTLRLATGYTGGVNKSVYPVIIMKYDNTFRISDTDSYRMGTISNAPNPHLSWEKTWDIKAGLDIGFFKDRLRLQVEAYNRKGYDLVTSSRVNSAVGFISQGYNTSEQVNRGVEFTLGATILRYKDFAWNFTANVAYNMNKLTKYVSPNSGIYGQYYVGYPQGMIITGKSMGIDPSTGFYNYELRPDAKINEVADYRNMQNYLFYVGTSTAPWTGGFNTSVRYKGLTLSMNGAFSLNGKVLNDIVSPASYSSVSDRNMTGVDKEPIPNSKYDLYVNHLNVVRDVTYRWTPDNPVTDGYPRLIDIYGGRLYDQNGNLIAQSLPSESRVTNCLLLENVSYLKISSLTLLYDLPGAWVKKLHMQNCSVSFTMNNLATFTNYSGLDPETPGAVYPQCRSYSIGLSIGF; this comes from the coding sequence ATGAAGCAAACTTTAAGAAATTTTTTACCATTCGTATTTACGTCATTGTTACTTGTAACGATACTTCCTGCCGTCGCTGCTTCTGAGAGCGAGGGGAACAAACATCCGGTGTGGGGTACGGTCAAGGATGCGAATGGTGTACCGCTTGTCGGTGTGTCCGTGGTTGTCGTAGGAACGCATTCCGGTGTGAATACTGATATTAAGGGTACGTTCCGGATCATAGTTGCCGACGGCGCTACGTTGCGATTCTCATACATTGGTTATGAACCGCAGGAACTCAAGATAAAGCCTGATCGGGTCGGTTATGATATAACGCTCAAGGAGCAGTCCACGGACATCGGACAAGTCGTCGTGACAGGCTTTGCCAAAACTGAGATTCGCAAAAGCACCGGTTCGGTTGCCGTGATTGAAGGAAAAGATCTCAAGACTTCGCCTTTGGAGGGAGTAGACAAACTGTTGCAGGGCAAACTGGCCGGAGTGAGCGTGCAATCCGTATCCGGCCGTCCGGGCGAAGCCGTGAAGATCCGCATTCGCGGAACGAGCACCATCACGGGCAATGCCGAACCGCTGTGGGTCATTGACGGCGTACCGATGCAGAAGGAGGTCCCGACACCTCCTGTTTCCAACACGCAGATTCGCTCCGGAGACTTTTCGAATATTTTTGCTACGGGCATCGGTGGGATCAATCCTAACGACATCGAGTCGATCTCCGTGTTGAAGGACGCTGCCGCTGCCGCAATTTACGGATCTCAGGCTGCCGGCGGTGTGATCGTGGTAACGACCAAACGCGGCAAGTCGGGACCTACGCACGTCAACTATTCGGGAACCGTATCCATTCAGACGCGGCCTGTACGGTCTGCCAATTTGATGAACTCACGCGAGAAACTGGCCTGGGAGCAGGAATTATGGGACGAATTTGCAGCTGCCGGTTATGCGAATAATCTTCAGGATGGCAAAAGTTACTATCCGGTTGTGGGTATCGTGGGCATGATTCGTTCGGGATACGGCAAATATAAGGGATTGAGCGTCGCAGAGCAGAATGCCAGGATTGCGGAACTGGGCAGCCATACGACAGACTGGTTCGAGGAACTGTTCCGGACGACAGTTTCCACAAGCCACTATCTCTCCATTTCGGGAGGTAATCCCAAAATGGCCTATTATCTCTCAATGGGATATGGTAACGATCAGGGCATTGTGTTGAAAAACTCGTACGACCGTTACAATTTCAACGGCAAGATTGATGTAACACCGAACAGAGTCGTATCGTTCGGTATCAGTACGGATTTCTCCTATCAGACATCCAAGGCACCGTCGAGTAATGTAGATATGTTCAAATACGCCTATTTCGCCAATCCTTATGAACGTCCTTACAATGACGACGGTTCCTATCGGGCTGACGAGACTTATTTTTCCTTGAGTGAAATCAATGGAAGCTATACGGTAGCGCTTCCCGAAAACGGATTCAACCTGATGCGGGAGATCAATGAGACTTCGGCCAAGAGTACCAGCGGAAACTTCACACTGACGGGAAATACGACGGTCAATATCACCAAGGATCTGAAGTTCGTGGGTCTGGCGTCGTTCTCCTATATTTCGGATCACGGGGAGAATATCAATGGAAAGAATACCTATGCGGCATGGATGGACCGGCCGTTCGAAAACAATACGACGACTTCGAAACGAATCTATGGTTCCATTTATCAGACTTCGACATACAATACCAATTATATGTTACGGGGACATTTCGCCTATGGACATACTTTCAACGAAATACATCGGCTCAATGTGCTGGCCGGAGCGCAGATCAGCCGGAATTACGCCAAGACGATTTTTACCAAACGTTACGGCTACGACCCCGTTACGGGCAACCACTCGACGCCGCTTTATCCTGCGAGCGGAAACAATTCGGTGATCGATTACGATAAACTTGTCAGTTTCGGGAAGACCCTCGATAATTCCACCGGGCAAGCTATTACGGAAAACGCTATGGCCTCGTTCTACGGTACGATCGACTATATCCTGCTCAACCGCTATGTTTTCAATGCCTCGGTAAGATCCGACGGATCGAATAATTTCGGCAGCAAGGAGCAGTTCAATGCTACCTGGTCGGCAGGTTTTTCTTGGAATATAGACGAAGAGTCGTGGATGAAAGGGAAAATCTCGGATGTGATCAGTTCGATGACGCTCCGTTTGGCCACGGGTTATACGGGCGGTGTCAATAAGTCGGTCTATCCGGTAATCATCATGAAATACGATAACACGTTTCGAATTTCCGATACGGATTCCTACCGGATGGGGACCATTTCGAATGCCCCGAATCCGCATCTGAGCTGGGAGAAGACCTGGGATATCAAAGCGGGTCTGGACATCGGATTTTTCAAGGATCGTTTGCGATTGCAGGTCGAAGCATACAACCGTAAAGGATACGATCTCGTGACTTCTTCGCGCGTGAATTCGGCAGTCGGATTTATTTCGCAGGGATATAATACATCCGAACAGGTGAACCGGGGCGTCGAGTTCACTTTGGGGGCGACGATTCTGCGTTATAAGGATTTTGCGTGGAATTTTACTGCCAATGTGGCTTACAATATGAACAAACTGACCAAATACGTGTCGCCCAACAGCGGTATCTATGGTCAGTATTATGTAGGTTATCCCCAGGGGATGATCATCACGGGCAAGAGTATGGGCATCGATCCATCGACGGGATTCTACAATTACGAACTGCGTCCCGATGCGAAAATAAACGAAGTCGCGGACTACCGGAACATGCAAAACTATCTTTTCTATGTAGGTACATCGACGGCTCCCTGGACGGGCGGGTTCAATACGTCCGTTCGTTACAAGGGGCTTACGCTCAGTATGAACGGTGCGTTTTCGTTGAACGGCAAAGTGCTGAACGATATCGTATCCCCCGCATCCTACAGTTCGGTGAGTGACCGGAATATGACCGGTGTGGATAAGGAGCCCATTCCCAACTCCAAATACGACCTTTATGTCAACCATCTCAATGTCGTGCGTGATGTAACCTATCGCTGGACTCCGGATAATCCTGTTACGGACGGTTATCCGCGTCTGATCGACATATACGGAGGGCGCCTTTACGATCAGAACGGCAATCTTATCGCCCAGAGTCTTCCTTCCGAATCAAGAGTTACGAACTGTCTGTTGCTGGAGAATGTTTCTTATTTGAAAATCAGTTCCCTGACATTGCTTTACGACCTTCCCGGCGCGTGGGTGAAGAAACTTCACATGCAAAATTGCAGCGTGTCGTTTACGATGAACAATCTGGCGACGTTCACGAATTACTCGGGGCTGGACCCTGAAACTCCCGGTGCGGTGTACCCGCAATGCCGCTCCTATTCGATCGGACTTTCGATCGGATTTTAA